The nucleotide window AGGTCCGCCAATGGATGCCGCCCCTCCCATGCCTTGGAAAAATGCGCCTCGACCACCGCCGCCGGTACCTGAGCTACATCCGGCCAGTGCCAGCGGGGGTGGTTGTCCTTGTCCAGCAAGCGGGCTCGCACGCCTTCGCTGAACTCCGGGTGGCGGCAGCAATTCAGGCTCATGCAGTATTCCATCTGGAACACCTGCGCCAATGAGAGGTGACGCGCCCGGCGAATCTGCTCCCATACCAGATGGGCGGTCAGCGGGCAGCCTTCGTGCAGCCGCTGGCCTGCTTCTGCAAGCAGTGGGTCGTCATGGTGCTTGAGCCCCTCCAGTGCACGCCAGGCCGCCGCCGCATCGGCCACGTCGAGCAATGCATCGATCACCTGCCGCCGCGGCAACCACTGGGCTTCGGGCAACTCGGCGCAGGCGCGGTGCTGTTCGGCCTTGAGCAGGCTGTTCAGTTGCAGGGCGGTCTGCTCCTGCCAGTTCAGTTGCAGCAGTTCTTCGACCAGCGCCTCTTGCTGATGCTCGCCAAAAAAACGGTCGGCCAGGCCCAGGTCAAGGGCGTCGCGTGCGT belongs to Pseudomonas putida NBRC 14164 and includes:
- a CDS encoding enoyl-CoA hydratase/isomerase family protein, producing the protein MAIHCEVLTGADGARIGIATLDAPKALNALSLPMIEVLGEQLHVWARDPGVVCVLLRGNGTKAFCAGGDVRALVQACRDHPGSVPPLAASFFAAEYRLDYALHTYPKPLLCWGHGHVLGGGMGLLQGASVRIVTPSSRLAMPEISIGLYPDVGASWFLARLPGKLGLFLGLTGAPINARDALDLGLADRFFGEHQQEALVEELLQLNWQEQTALQLNSLLKAEQHRACAELPEAQWLPRRQVIDALLDVADAAAAWRALEGLKHHDDPLLAEAGQRLHEGCPLTAHLVWEQIRRARHLSLAQVFQMEYCMSLNCCRHPEFSEGVRARLLDKDNHPRWHWPDVAQVPAAVVEAHFSKAWEGRHPLADLS